The Bacteroidota bacterium region GAGGCCAGCCTCCCCCTCGGCTTGGTAGCGGGTCCACCACTTGCGGAGCGTGGGGCGGGAGATGCCGCAGCGGCGGCAGACGAAGGAGGCGTTGCCGGTCTCCTGATAGAGCTTGACCCAGGTGAGGCGGGCCTTAAGGACGTGCGGGGAGTCTTTCATGGTTGTGTAGCCTCGTGAGAGGGCGAAGTCTACGGCAGGCAACCATGTCTGCAATCTTTACAGCGTAGCTTGCTACACAGCCAAAGAGCAATAATTTAAGATCTTAGAATTTTATCTTTTTCATCTTGAAGCTCTTTTTTCTTGGAATCCAGGCTAGCAACA contains the following coding sequences:
- a CDS encoding helix-turn-helix domain-containing protein, translated to MKDSPHVLKARLTWVKLYQETGNASFVCRRCGISRPTLRKWWTRYQAEGEAGL